A section of the Lujinxingia sediminis genome encodes:
- a CDS encoding EamA family transporter, translating to MLSVIPLGFVLALASASCWAVLDISRKKVGGTMSATGAVAGLMLLQLVYINPILLTGSLTQVQGLMGESLLAGYPRVPLAYVLPAGVSVMLNLAANFLFLRAVQISPLSLTTPYLAFTPVFTAITGLIFLGQVPSNYGWAGIAIVCVGAFFMNPGNKEDGPLAPLKALWTERGSAFMLVVAMIWSITPILDKGAAEMTSPIWHTMVLAGGVGTIFTLSRRVRDGSFGPLLTEFKSAPRWLALGSLFAVGAMAFQLSAYSFIDVAYVETVKRAVGVSAAIAAGYFFFGERNITRRLVGAAVMCVGVAMILMAG from the coding sequence ATGTTGAGCGTGATTCCCCTCGGGTTTGTGCTGGCGCTGGCCTCAGCGAGCTGCTGGGCGGTGTTGGATATCTCTCGCAAGAAGGTGGGCGGGACGATGAGCGCCACCGGCGCGGTCGCCGGCCTGATGCTCTTACAGCTGGTTTATATCAACCCCATTCTGCTCACGGGCAGCCTCACCCAGGTGCAGGGGCTGATGGGGGAATCGTTGCTGGCGGGCTACCCCCGTGTGCCCCTGGCCTATGTGCTGCCGGCCGGGGTGTCGGTGATGCTGAATCTGGCGGCGAACTTTTTGTTTTTGCGCGCGGTGCAGATCTCTCCCCTGAGTCTGACGACGCCCTATCTGGCGTTTACGCCGGTGTTTACAGCAATCACCGGACTGATCTTTTTGGGGCAGGTGCCCTCAAACTACGGGTGGGCGGGGATCGCGATCGTGTGTGTGGGCGCGTTCTTTATGAACCCGGGCAATAAAGAGGACGGACCGCTGGCGCCGTTGAAGGCCCTGTGGACCGAGCGGGGAAGCGCCTTCATGCTGGTCGTGGCGATGATCTGGAGCATCACGCCGATCCTGGACAAGGGCGCGGCCGAGATGACCAGCCCTATCTGGCATACGATGGTGCTGGCCGGCGGGGTGGGAACGATCTTCACGTTGAGTCGGCGTGTGCGTGACGGGAGTTTTGGGCCGCTGCTCACCGAGTTTAAGTCCGCGCCGCGTTGGCTGGCGCTGGGAAGTCTTTTTGCGGTGGGGGCGATGGCGTTTCAGCTGAGCGCGTACTCCTTTATCGATGTGGCCTACGTCGAGACGGTCAAGCGCGCGGTGGGAGTGAGCGCGGCGATCGCTGCCGGGTACTTCTTCTTTGGCGAGCGCAACATCACCCGTCGACTGGTGGGCGCGGCGGTGATGTGTGTGGGTGTGGCGATGATTTTGATGGCCGGGTGA
- a CDS encoding regulatory protein RecX, with translation MKSEPKEHTRDDVEAAAYRFLARRDHACGELRQKLGRYDFEPELVEEVLSELVERGYLDDARFAETQGQALARKGWGPSQIAHRLRQRGVDTVHIDAVLDLVESEESFRARASAYLFGKFGAPETLDERTQRRAFRHMLYRGYAPGVVRRLLFDT, from the coding sequence TTGAAATCCGAACCGAAAGAGCACACCCGCGACGATGTGGAGGCGGCGGCGTATCGCTTCCTGGCGCGGCGCGATCATGCCTGCGGGGAGCTTCGCCAGAAGTTGGGTCGCTACGACTTTGAGCCGGAGCTGGTCGAGGAGGTGCTCTCGGAGCTTGTGGAACGGGGCTACCTCGACGATGCGCGTTTTGCCGAGACCCAGGGGCAGGCGCTGGCGCGAAAGGGGTGGGGGCCCTCGCAGATCGCTCATCGCCTGCGCCAGCGCGGGGTGGATACGGTGCATATCGACGCTGTGCTCGACCTGGTGGAGTCCGAAGAGAGTTTCAGGGCGCGCGCCTCGGCGTATCTGTTCGGGAAGTTTGGGGCACCTGAGACGTTGGACGAACGCACCCAACGGCGCGCTTTTCGCCATATGCTCTACCGTGGCTATGCGCCCGGGGTGGTGCGGCGCTTGCTCTTTGATACTTGA
- a CDS encoding glycosyltransferase, whose amino-acid sequence MSNSQATDVELSIVIPIYNEELILESSVEELTANIAADPRLSSRTYELILSENGSSDNTVALAKSLQERFPQLRILHSDEPNYGLAMRRGIMEAHGEIVLCDEIDLCDTDFYARALEKIEGEGYDLVVGSKALDRSMDHRPAFRRLATRVLNGLFRVFLGFHGTDTHGLKAFRRQRLLDVIDRCVVDRDLFASEFVIRAERMNFRMTEIPVHIVEKRQPSIHLVRRVPNVLKNLGRLVWVIRVTNR is encoded by the coding sequence ATGTCCAACTCGCAAGCCACCGATGTTGAGCTCTCCATTGTCATCCCCATCTACAACGAGGAGCTCATCCTGGAGTCCTCCGTCGAGGAGCTCACCGCCAACATCGCCGCCGACCCTCGCTTAAGCTCGCGCACCTACGAGCTGATCTTAAGTGAGAACGGATCTTCGGATAACACCGTCGCCCTGGCCAAATCGCTCCAGGAGCGTTTTCCGCAGCTGCGTATCCTCCACAGCGACGAGCCCAACTACGGCCTGGCCATGCGCCGCGGCATCATGGAAGCCCACGGTGAGATCGTGCTCTGCGATGAGATCGATCTCTGCGACACCGACTTCTACGCCCGCGCCCTCGAGAAGATCGAAGGTGAAGGCTACGACCTGGTTGTCGGCAGCAAGGCCCTGGATCGCTCCATGGATCACCGTCCGGCCTTCCGACGCCTGGCCACCCGCGTGCTCAACGGCCTCTTCCGCGTCTTTCTGGGCTTCCATGGCACCGACACCCACGGGCTCAAAGCCTTCCGACGCCAGCGCCTGCTTGACGTCATCGATCGCTGCGTGGTCGACCGCGACCTCTTCGCCAGCGAGTTCGTCATCCGCGCCGAGCGCATGAACTTCCGCATGACCGAGATTCCGGTGCATATCGTCGAAAAGCGCCAGCCCTCCATCCACCTGGTGCGCCGCGTGCCCAACGTACTCAAGAACCTGGGCCGCCTGGTCTGGGTGATTCGCGTCACCAACCGATGA
- a CDS encoding polysaccharide deacetylase family protein, with protein sequence MSARASISVDLDALTCYRQIHGLPLQPVDAQGDITWRVGVARLLDLFKEHNLHATLFVVGRDLEHDAHRELATRAHREGHELANHTYDHFYDLRRRTSDVIHAQLQRCDDAIEATGAPRPVGFRTPGYNLSHPLLQTSQQLGHRYDASVFGCGPYWLAKAAVMAFRELRGEPSRSDRTDVRALRAPRSPYIPDLQHFWRRDITPPTDPASTYWEVPVAVLPAGSFPLIGTSLHLLDAPGLERLWPLIEASFPTYFDLEFHALDFIDADDIRDEPDADLLIARQPDLRIPWQKKRARYARTLSLMTSKRTLTPMRDLFATPKAAELFG encoded by the coding sequence ATGAGCGCCCGCGCCTCCATCTCGGTCGACCTCGACGCCCTGACCTGCTACCGCCAGATCCACGGGCTGCCCCTGCAGCCCGTGGACGCTCAAGGCGACATCACCTGGCGGGTCGGCGTCGCGCGTCTTCTGGATCTTTTCAAAGAGCACAACCTCCACGCCACCCTCTTTGTGGTCGGCCGCGATCTGGAGCACGACGCCCACCGCGAGCTCGCCACGCGCGCGCACCGCGAAGGCCACGAGCTGGCCAATCACACCTACGATCACTTCTACGATCTGCGCCGGCGCACGTCGGACGTGATCCACGCGCAACTGCAGCGCTGCGACGACGCCATTGAGGCCACCGGCGCCCCGCGCCCGGTGGGGTTTCGCACCCCGGGCTACAACCTCAGCCACCCCCTGCTGCAAACCTCCCAACAGCTCGGCCATCGCTACGACGCCTCGGTCTTTGGCTGCGGTCCCTACTGGCTGGCCAAGGCCGCGGTGATGGCCTTTCGGGAGCTGCGCGGAGAGCCCAGCCGCAGCGACCGCACCGATGTGCGCGCGCTACGCGCGCCCCGCTCTCCTTATATCCCCGACCTGCAGCACTTCTGGCGCCGCGACATCACACCGCCCACCGACCCTGCATCAACCTACTGGGAGGTGCCGGTGGCCGTGCTTCCCGCCGGCAGCTTCCCGCTGATCGGCACCAGCCTGCACCTCCTCGATGCCCCGGGACTTGAGCGCCTCTGGCCGCTGATTGAGGCCTCCTTCCCCACCTACTTCGATCTTGAGTTTCACGCGCTCGACTTCATCGACGCCGACGACATCCGCGACGAGCCCGACGCCGACCTGCTCATCGCCCGCCAGCCCGACCTGCGCATCCCCTGGCAGAAAAAGCGCGCGCGCTACGCGCGCACCCTCTCGCTGATGACCTCAAAGCGCACCCTGACTCCGATGCGCG